atttaattattcagcgcactttgcacaaggagagtctgtatgggggagtaatgcagaagaagccttttctgagcacacgccacaaacagagtatgctaaagcacatttggacaaatcaacttcattttggaataagctGCTGTGgactgattaaattaaattaaattaaattaaaatgtagttttttggAGGGCGGTGTGCATTCTaagacaaacacttgctacccGCAGTAAATTTTgatggtggttccatcatgctgtggggctgtgtggtcagtgcaggtactgggaatctggTTAAAGTTGAGGGTTGTATGGATACCAGTCAATGTTTAAGAATTAGTGACAAAGTTAAAGTTGTGCCGGGGCtagatacttcaacaagacaacgaccctaaacactgctaaagcattcatgcagaggaacaagtacaatgttctgtaatgatcatctcagtccccagaccttaatattattaaagatctgtggtgtgatttaaagcaggcagttcatgctcagaaaccatcaaacctgactgaactggagatgttttgtaaagaagaatgtcATCCAGAAGTCAGattctcattggaagctataggaagtgtttagaggctgttatttctgcaaaaggaggatctactaaatattgatgtaatttttctgttggggcgcccaaatttatgcacctgcctaattttttgttattgcacactttctgaatcctgtaaacttaatttcacttctcaaacatcACTATTCCgaacaaccaataatttataaaaaacaaatcataacttttcgaatatatttatatgttttgagATGCAGCTGTATGCTCTGTGTTCTCACTGAACTTTACATGGGTCAGGTATGTAGAAGCATCCATGTTTTAGAGGTTTTAATTGTCTATCCTTTTAATCTTGATGTATATACAGAGTGGTACGGCAGCCCAGCTGACACATCAGAGCTGCGCCTGATCCTGGTGGGCAACATTGGCTGTggtaaaaccctgacagcagacACTCTCCTGGGCCAGAGCTCCTCAGCAAGCAATCTGAACCAGTCTAGACTCTGTGAAGTGCGGCGAGGTTTATCAGAAGGCCGCCAGCTGACCGTGGTGGAGACCCCCCGCTGGTACTGGAGTGGTCAGAACCTCGAGTCCAGCGTTCAAAGGGAATCCGAGAGGGCCCTCAGCCTAGCTGCTCCAGGCCCACATGCCTTCCTCATCCTGGTGCCCGTGGGCCAGTTTACCGAGATGGAGATGCACATGCCTGCACAGCTGGAGCGGGTGTTTGGGACGGGGGTACTGGACCACACCCTGGTGCTGCTCACATGTGGAGATTACCTGATGGGTCGTGATGAGGAAAAGTACATGAGGCAGGATGAGCCGCAGCTAAAGGCTATGGTGGACAGCTGTGGAGGACGCTGGCATGTCATTAATAATCGCCAGCCTCAGAAGAGACAGCAGGTCGCGTCTCTGCTGGAGAAGGTGAGAGATTAATGCATGCTTCTCaattttaaaattatgtttatttttaaatactgtttcTTAAAGTTAAAGGGGctctaaaaatgaaaaatgtatgagAGATAAGTATATGTAAGGTAAAAACCGTGAACCTCAATGTTAGCAGGTATGAAGCAGAAAAACACTCAAATAGACAATTAGACAAATAGAAATAGCAATCAATGACACATTTCTGCAGGTATTTTAtgctaaatatttatataatttatataaaatttaaattacacattttaattatacattatatattttatactaaACTATAAAATTGCAATTTTAACATATCTATTTCATTTCTGTCACACTATAACTTTACCTCCTATGAAATTCATGATGAGGTACTGTGACATCATTGAGGAAATGACCTCATTGAGGCACATGCCTCTTAAAGGatatgcaaataaaaacaagtgtcactgtttttttataaaatgacaGTACACaattgtttagaaaaaaaaacaataatgaggcagaatatttttattgtataatgtGCTAAATGCCATGTGGTGCTACTGTTTTAGCTAACTATGGAATTATGGCTTCTATTAGCTAAAAAAAATCAGCCCAGTCACATTGCTCAGAATGTTGCATACATGAAGAATGCAAACTTCTAatgtaaatgtctttttttaactgtttaactgttttCAACTGTACCAAATTGAAGGTAAACTtacattagaaggaaaacacagTGTTAATGACTGACTGACTATTTTTTCCCACCAACATACACATCCATAATGTAAACTTAACAGAATctgtgacatgctgattggtttatttcatgttacgcttagaacacacccataattaattaagagaataagtacatgctaTTTGggtgtttcgagctgcgcaaggcatactttcTCCGGCGTCATGATACAAAAGACATATGTGGCCGTCAGGCAACATAATGGAAACTTTTGGGAAATTGTAGTTCAGTTGTAGGTCAGTTTTAGCCCTCTACTTTCTAGTTTCTAGCCCTCTACTTTCTACTTTCTAGAGTTCAATCAAGTGTGCTTGAGCAGGAAAACCACAAACCCTTGCAGGAATCTGGCCCTCCAGGATCAGAGTACCCCACCCAGGTTTAAAagaatgtctgtctgtcttccaGGTGGAGCAGCTGGCGCACAACAGGGGTGGCTGTTACCTGCAGAGTGCTCTGCAGAGAGAGGTGGAGGCACGTGTCCGGGAGAAGGAGCGAGAGTTCCAGAGGAGATACAGCTTCCGAGGGGAAAAGAGTGTGGAGAAGACTCAAAGCCCACTGGCCCAGTTGGCACAGAACAAAGCCAGGACTGAGATACTTCAAAGCAGGAGTGGAGAAAATACGGAAGAGAGGGTGACATCTCAGAAGATGAGCAATGGCCTTCATACACAGCCGCCACCAGCACCAATTCAACAGGACACTCGATCTGGACAGAAGAGTTCCAGTTTCAAACTGAGTAAAGGTACTAAAGCTGAGACTGAGACTTGGGTTTGTTTTATAGATTACAAAAGCTGTGATTGGTGGTCACATGGTCAGACAGATTTAGAGTACTTTCATACCTTCTTTGGTCTGACTTTCCGACTTTCTGGACAAAGGTGAAGGTGGTCTTGTTCCAGTCTTGTTCAGCTCAACCATGGTCCAGTTCTtggcagtgtgaaagcacttttctaaatGGCTCAGACTTTCAGGCCAATTGCAGGAGGTTGAGGCAGGCTATCATCACtttgttaaacaatagaagaagaaaaagaactggtgttgtgtcaATATCTGATTCCCCTTCACATGTATTCGTCATACAATTGTACAGATGGAAGCAACTAGGCTTATTtttcaacattaaaaaaacattatttaaatagaacGTTATGgtaattatggcttttagaaaaatgtgttttgggtaggAGGGTAGTGCAATACAGGCCCCtgtggtgtggcctaagcttttttcTTAATGGCATTCTTTCCCCTTTCATTACAAACAAGAGGGAGTgttataaggtgtaatattggcactgctgtttattgaaatgttaaatgagttaaagaggacgagaacatacgatctgtttggttgtaaaaactgagataaaatgttaaagttaaaatagttccatggctgctctgtttgtagctgagctgtttggattgtaagcgctgcattgttgctaggttacctgtatgtggcgattttacttttaaaccagtacttttacacttttacctgagtaaaaagcttgagttgttaCTTacacttctacagaagtattttattgaaTGTCAATACTCTAGACAGCTTTGATGTTTTCACCCATCACAACTAATATAGCTACTTGAGATCTTGGAGATATACCAGATCCATTCGGGTAAGGTCTAGCATAGTGTTTATTAGcactgtgcgatatgacgataaatattgtggggatgatagaaaagtgtctatcgtgctacttacttTCTATCGTTCCTatagtaatttcatcaattattcatgcaaatatataatgtatgataagatgaaatgtattggtgtggccactttgcataaactcggtttatataagtgataataaagtaatcttcgcaaaaaaaagcttcataatgtggttttgcgacgtgacgctgctttaagttatttgcgacatgctttacgttattaacaatggagctgaacaatggagaagcattgttcttttgaaaaaatttgcttctgcatctacctcatctgtttttatttgctacatgtatattgctgcactaaaaggtagtaattctcatttgtgaaagtttaatgtcactttgaaataaagttggaaaaaagtaagcaattattttattttgtcatattattcgaagaataactaaaaacatacttaaatgtggtatatcatgatatatatcgttatcgtgagataaaaaattccatatcgtcatacatgatttttcccatatcgcccagcactagtgttTATGATTTGTGATTTGTCCAGATTCTTTTCTAATCTGCTGCACGGCCAAACAAATCAAGCTGAACATAGTAGTCATTATTAATAATCCACTATTTTCTTTTGCAAATGAGAAGTGATTGGTAGAACTGCTTAGTAGATAACACAACTGCCCTCCATATTACAGTCTGGgaatttcaaaaaaatgttgggccTTTTGATGCCTTTTAAATATTCTTCAACCACTGCAGACTCTTGAGTGTAATGAGATTAAACTTTACAGTGAAACTATCAATTGTTCTATAAAATGTCGAAATTGCATGATGAATGCACCAATAGGAATATtggatatataaaatataaaatgtataatgtaaaggttaataaatatttttttttgcctcctGGAGTTATGTtgtatgggacattccaggattttggtacatttcaggggtggtcacttctgaaaacttgattttcaatttgatcatttttagtcatatatttattaaatacaggtaatagagtgtcaaaaagtttgattcgtcaagctcaggtatcaaagcagttttttagaCTTAAGTtggtatgcaatatatttgggaACTTAcagtgagtaacagggttgcaaatctaggctaagttgtggtttaccccaggaacagatgctaactgtaaaattttgctatgtatacaagatcaagcacaaacatggttatataagtatataaagaaaattttgattctactcattattagtcttacaatatgagtaacagggttgcgttcactgagtgacacacacaacttggacaaacatatttggaaaaaaaaacttgaaaattgttagagcacttactcttaggctgtgtccagaaacttttgctactcctcctctcctactcttcctttcctactcctcctctcctaccccggaagaaggtggaggaatcgaggagaggagaggagaggaggaggaggaatggagggaaggagctgtaattggggaaatggaacagctgatcccttttagataggatgttgactaccgttgaactgagccaatcacaacgctcactttcagcacgtttcagaacattactatcacacacagccaaaaattcagatattccaataaaatcctgtttactcccagccgcattttaggccgcatctctgaccagtgactctggcagccctgtctggccttatgagggattcagtttcctcatcagtccctaagttaaaataaataagtaaataaatgaatttattaaaattatatatatatatatatatatatatatatatatatatatatatatatatatatatatatattacaaataatatatgtttttatatgtataacatgatacataTAGGGTCTtgaatatagttttactgagcatacagtttatctaaactataaattatattactgctttactggctgtttaattagataaggaacctagttaattaatatgtttatgacgtatatttgggcgttgccttccccattttcgcgtgctctgtgggcgtggatgcagtgatgtcattggaaaatccttaaaagtcttccggagtaggatacactgatgtaacctccgttggaagcctcctacaggtggattttaagcggcttctttcatctcctacggtattcggacaggcggcaagatggcgtcacgaaatcagtttccgggtcacggaggagaggaggaggatcggtaggaaaaaggagacacttttggggtttctggacgcagccttagtcttgccatgtgggcagaaaatgtccttgtgatgtcacttcctttgtgccagtagacaacattttttaactctttcactgcaggtaaaattccttatggtaacagagttgcgcgcatgttgtgggacacaacttaatagcataaaaactgcaacatgcaaaacaatgtagaccaaagaaagagatggaaggaagtcatttatttagagcttattttaattgttaaatttgacaaaggagttggtcacccaatgtgtgggacaagagaaaacggccattttttgaagtggtccaaaggtattcagtcttttgaataatatctaaggagcttatttttccaccaaattttacagtttgtcttataacaagtacattgttcacaaaaaatagtgtagatattttggatatgtacaattgaaatttaagtggtgggacaggaaatgtaacaaaatcctggaatgtctcATACATAAATCAACTGAAACCTGACTGTCCtgaacattgtttatttttttttttaccaccagagggagccatcCTCAGTCAGATGTCACAAGAGACAAACGTCAAAGTAAACCAGAACAACCTGAACTTCATAAACACCAGTAAGCAACCACAAACACTCTGGACACACTGTATTAAGATGCTGAACATGTTATctaagtatatatacagtatattgtttactgttttaatacACTATACTCTGCTCTGCCCTCCTGTTTCTAGTCCATCATCGCATCACCTCACCTGGTGACCCCAGCTCCACTTTAATCTCTGCCTCATCACCATCCACCTTCTCATCCAACGGTCACTCCTCTTCTTCAGAGCTGAGACTGGTCCTGCTGGGTCACAGCCGGTCCGGAAAGAGCACTGCTGGGAATGCCATACTGGGTCGTGAGGAGTTTAAAGTGCGAGGGAACGTCACTGAGGCCACCACAAAACAATGTGTTAAAGGAACAGCTGTATTCACCGATAAACAAGTCAGTCAATAATTACTTCACTCAGGGCTTTAGATTAACCTTTTCACAACTGTGCCAGAAATGTCCCAAAgacaatttgtgtttttattagtaCATTTTCTCTATTTGTGCATTCTTCTACTGCCATAATGTCATCAGTTGTTTGGACTATATATATGACAAGCACTGATAACAGTGtcacaattatacaattatacttaattttcaattttaaaatgtatgtttaccCAGTGGAACTATACTTAAAAGTAGGAAAGATATAGAACAAAACAGTAAAGCCAGTATCATATAGCCATTTTTATGCCTACATTTAGCTGCTGCTCTCTCCTGGTTTTAAATGAGTATAGCACACAATCACTCACAGCTGCTCTAAAGTGGGACAACAGGTTGTTAAGTACACATCAATGTCTGGTAAACACTGACGTGATCAAccagtttattttaaatttgattaatatttatttatatgtcttATACATTTTTGCTGCTGGCATGTTAAAGTCTATCGCTTATTTTAAAAGTTTCCCTGATTACCGTTGCCACTTTTAAAGCTCTGGAGTTGACTGACATGAGAAGAATCACAATAACTtgacttgactggtgacttttttctgctaattttgagtttaaatttcTTGTAAAAATCCTAAGTGAGACTGATTTAAGTTTTTGTTTCCAAAAAAAGCAAATTCATTTTACACTTACAAAGCTAAGCAAGACATacattcttatcagagaagaaataAGAATTATTGCTTTGAAATAGTAGAATTTTACTTGCTTAGATGTTTTTAGCAGTGCATGACAACTATGAGACTACTATGATCAGTGACAGCATTTTAAATCAGTTTGAAGAACAAAATCTGgaattaatgttattttacttGGAACAAAAATGCAACTGCAAGTGCAATCACCTTTCAGTTGTGAAACTGAAGTTGTATAAAATCTCTGTgcgattactgtattttttacactaaaaggtgcactatcaatgaactacaattttttggtctattttcatacatatgtagccaggtggtgaattgagaatacacctttaaaatgtgtgtctgtaaccatcctaatgaaataagaggtaaaaatcaggaaatactgtactgtgttcttagttagggttttttttttagtgtattcatttttatttttacaatttaatcagaataaaatacccgaaaaacaaattcttttgtcatttggtgtgcgtcctttccccggtgacacataaggtgcatcggattgTAAGacgcattttatgtgacactattAACAAGTAGTAGtcagaacaggggtgtcgccatgttttccttcttaatTCAGCATGTCTTgtcacctgtaaagctaagctaagtgaagtaaacaaaactgtaactccaaaaaaaaaaaaacacatgtcaaacaagtcaaatgagcactggatgtaaatctacacagattgctcTCCTGtcttcgtcccatgtagcttgttttaacacagtaaatgcgctGACTACAGtgcgatatactcgcctctggatggccaaagagcCAGCGCTttgtgcggttagcagctaatggcaatattgctccagcctcagtgctggagatctaaactgaaactcttttataatgctgtgcttcagcggagtggctttactgctccttacaacctgaatggtaaaattcatacatatggcACATCGGATTAAAAGGCGCAATGACAATTttcgggaaaattaaagtattctAAGTGTGACTAAGTGTAattcgaaaaatatggtatttttatttataccTTATAATACCTAttagtactgtatgtattttaacATGAAAGTAAAATTACTTTTTGTATGAATCTTCTACACTGATCAGTCATTACATTAAAACCAacaagtgcaaaaaaaatattatctggTTCCAGTGGCACCTGTCAAAGATTAGCAAGTGAACAGTTGATGTTGGTGTGTTGAAAGCAGGGAGGAAACTAGGCAGACTTATGAATCTGAGCCATTGCTGCTTTTTCTGCCAGTTGGTTTGGTGGCACAAGAGGGTTATATAATTAtctctgtgtttatttctgttatttcaggTCACAGTGGTGGACACTCCAGACTGGTTCTGGTCCTCCTGTTCTCCAGAGGAGCTGCAGGCCAATCTGTCCTCCTGCACAGTCCTGTGCAGCCCAGGCCCTCATGCTTTCCTGCTGTGTGTGCCAGTCACATATCCTGGTCACCACATCCTGCGGGGCCTGAGTGCTGTAGAGGCTGTGTTTGGCCCTGACGCCATCCAGAAAAATACCTTGGTCCTCTTCACTCACTCTGACCTGCTGAGCAAAGTAACGGTGGAGGAATACATTGTGGAAAAGCGTCCTGAAATGCTGGAGCTGGTGGAGAAGTGCGGGGACAGGTACCACGTGCTGGAACGAGGGAAGATGGGAGGAAAAGAGCAAGGTAATGCGATGCAGCTTCTGGAGAAGGTGGAGCAGTTGGTGAAGGAGAGCGGAGGGAGTTGCTACGACCTCCAGCAGAAACAGAGGACAAATCCATTGCTGAAAGAAGGTGGAGAAGATGGAGGACATGCGGATGAGGTAGATCGATCCATCTCGACCACTCTCCATTCGCTCAAGGAGGTAGAGGAGGATGAGGTAGAGGTAAATAAAGGTGTGAAGCCGCAGGAATCCGTGCCCTCGGCCTCAGCCTCGTCCTCTCGGCTTGGCTCTGTGCTCAGTTTTCTTGGAGGGAAGGTGGCAGCTGGTGCCAAACGTGTACCAAAGCTGACAGCAGGAGGAGCTCTGCTAGGAGGAGCAATGGGACTGTTTTTTGGAGGACCAGCGGGAGGCGCTGTAGGCGCTGCGGCAGGATCAGTAGCCGCAGAGGTTGGGAGGAGAAAATACAGCAAAAGCAAAAT
This DNA window, taken from Astyanax mexicanus isolate ESR-SI-001 chromosome 5, AstMex3_surface, whole genome shotgun sequence, encodes the following:
- the LOC103021430 gene encoding uncharacterized protein LOC103021430; this translates as MDLSAGQEWYGSPADTSELRLILVGNIGCGKTLTADTLLGQSSSASNLNQSRLCEVRRGLSEGRQLTVVETPRWYWSGQNLESSVQRESERALSLAAPGPHAFLILVPVGQFTEMEMHMPAQLERVFGTGVLDHTLVLLTCGDYLMGRDEEKYMRQDEPQLKAMVDSCGGRWHVINNRQPQKRQQVASLLEKVEQLAHNRGGCYLQSALQREVEARVREKEREFQRRYSFRGEKSVEKTQSPLAQLAQNKARTEILQSRSGENTEERVTSQKMSNGLHTQPPPAPIQQDTRSGQKSSSFKLSKEGAILSQMSQETNVKVNQNNLNFINTIHHRITSPGDPSSTLISASSPSTFSSNGHSSSSELRLVLLGHSRSGKSTAGNAILGREEFKVRGNVTEATTKQCVKGTAVFTDKQVTVVDTPDWFWSSCSPEELQANLSSCTVLCSPGPHAFLLCVPVTYPGHHILRGLSAVEAVFGPDAIQKNTLVLFTHSDLLSKVTVEEYIVEKRPEMLELVEKCGDRYHVLERGKMGGKEQGNAMQLLEKVEQLVKESGGSCYDLQQKQRTNPLLKEGGEDGGHADEVDRSISTTLHSLKEVEEDEVEVNKGVKPQESVPSASASSSRLGSVLSFLGGKVAAGAKRVPKLTAGGALLGGAMGLFFGGPAGGAVGAAAGSVAAEVGRRKYSKSKME